The sequence TGCCCTTAGTGGGGTAAAGGGATGATGACAACATTCCTTTTTCAAGTGGCTATATGACCTATGATAACTTAAAAACTGGAGGGGAAGAAATGAGATTTACATGGTGCAAAAAGTCTTTTTTTGGTATCGTTCTTGTGATGTTAATGGCAGTGGTACTTATAGCTTGCAGTGATGATTCCACTTCTGAAGGGATGTCGGATCTTCCTAAAGCAGAAGTGGACAATTCTCAGGATTGGGAGGGAACGATAAAGGTTCAATTGATTGGTAACTTTTCTATGGAATCTTCAACAGACCCCATTACTGGAGTTAAAACAGAGGGAGTAGAGGTTTTAAAGAAAGAATTTGAACGGCAACATCCAGGTGCTACTGTTGAATTTATATTAATGCCATGGGAAGGTTATACAGAAAAAACTCAGGCAATGCTCACTTCAGGTGAAGCGGATGTCTATCAAATGCCTGGGGTGGCGGATTTTGCTTCACAAGGTGTTCTAGAACCGTTACAGCCATTCATTGAAGAAGATGACGAATTCCAGGTGGATAAGTTTATTGATAATCAGGTGGAAGGGTGGAAAGCTTTAGGTCCGGAAAGCGAAGATTTGAGTATATACAGCCTTCCTTTTCTTAGCGATGCTCGTTTCATTGCATATGACAAGGAATTGTTTGATCAGTGGGGGGTAGAGTATCTCTCTGAATATCCTACTATGGAAGAAATTGCTGAAAAGGCAAGTAAGATGACTGGTGAGAATCCTGAGACAGGTGAACAAAACTATGGTATTTGGTACCGAGGAGATTGGGGTTCTGCCTTTACTTTAACTAACACAGTTGAAGGTCAAAATGGACAGTGGGGTACAGGCTTTGCTTGGGATGAAATGGAATTTTCTTTTGATTCGCCAGAAATGTTAAAAGGATTAAATTGGTTGTTAGATATGCAAGAATTAGCACCTGAAGGAATCGTTAGCAATCAAGGAAATGAAAAATGGATGACAAAAGAAAACGATATCGCTATTATGCTTGATCAGGCACCTGAGAACATTGTGAAACCAGCGTATGCTCAGGGGGTGGATGATAGAATTGGTATTGCACAAGTGTTTAAGAATGATCAAGGCCAAGGTGGAGTCTTTTCTGGAAGTCCGATCACTATTGCGAAAAATAGTGAAAATAAGGATTTGGCATGGGAATGGTTGAAATTTGCTACAAGTGAATTTGCTCAACGATATATTTTTGAGGAAGTCGGTGCGATGCCTTCCCTTAAGGCGGCTAAAGACTGGGAAAGTGTGAAGGAATATGAGGAGCTGATAAATCCTGTTTTCGAAGCACTCGCTACTCCGTGGACTCCACGTTATCCATGGGGATCTGCTCAGCCGAGATTTATTTTAACTTCTGAAGTGGAAGCGGCTTTAACAGGAAAGAGATCTCCGGAAGATGCACTAAAGAAGGCGCAACAGGAAAGTACAGCATGGTTAGAGAATAGATAGTGAGTGAATAAGTTAGGGCAGAATAAACATAATTAGAGTGATTCTAAAACAATCGGAATCACTCTAATTATAAACCTTCTTTCTTTTTTTTAAGTATAGGAGAATCTTTTAATGTTTTTTATTAGTTTTCTAACAACGCCTCAATCTCATCCTTCCAAGTCTCTCTTTTATTCACCACAAATTTATACTGTTGATTCTCTTTGTCTACCACTTTCAAACCGTTTTTCATAAGTGGTATTCCTAAAACTTTATTCGTATAAAATTCCAAGCGATCAATATCTGATAAATTAATTTCCACTT is a genomic window of Gracilibacillus salinarum containing:
- a CDS encoding GRAM domain-containing protein codes for the protein MENVVKKGMANLWKGKEAVGGKLYLTSQQLTHEAHKMNIKKEKVEINLSDIDRLEFYTNKVLGIPLMKNGLKVVDKENQQYKFVVNKRETWKDEIEALLEN
- a CDS encoding extracellular solute-binding protein codes for the protein MRFTWCKKSFFGIVLVMLMAVVLIACSDDSTSEGMSDLPKAEVDNSQDWEGTIKVQLIGNFSMESSTDPITGVKTEGVEVLKKEFERQHPGATVEFILMPWEGYTEKTQAMLTSGEADVYQMPGVADFASQGVLEPLQPFIEEDDEFQVDKFIDNQVEGWKALGPESEDLSIYSLPFLSDARFIAYDKELFDQWGVEYLSEYPTMEEIAEKASKMTGENPETGEQNYGIWYRGDWGSAFTLTNTVEGQNGQWGTGFAWDEMEFSFDSPEMLKGLNWLLDMQELAPEGIVSNQGNEKWMTKENDIAIMLDQAPENIVKPAYAQGVDDRIGIAQVFKNDQGQGGVFSGSPITIAKNSENKDLAWEWLKFATSEFAQRYIFEEVGAMPSLKAAKDWESVKEYEELINPVFEALATPWTPRYPWGSAQPRFILTSEVEAALTGKRSPEDALKKAQQESTAWLENR